A section of the Mesorhizobium loti genome encodes:
- a CDS encoding SDR family oxidoreductase — MTRTWFITGTSSGFGRLLTERLLARGDRVAATVRKPRTLADLKAQHGDRLWIASLEITDTDAIRATIGRAFGELGRIDVIVSNAGYGLFGAAEELEDGQIRDLIDTNLIGSIQLIRAALPHLRKQQGGRILQVSSEGGQMAYPGFSLYHATKWGIEGFVESVRQEVEPFGIGLTLVEPGPTRTNFGASLVSSGSTDAYENTPVADLRRAFSEGSFDIKGDPGKVVEAMIASVEQDPAPRRLTFGATAYASIHSALQGRLAELENRKDVALAMDIDP, encoded by the coding sequence ATGACCAGGACATGGTTCATCACCGGCACCTCATCCGGTTTCGGGCGACTTTTGACAGAAAGGCTTCTGGCCCGTGGCGACCGTGTCGCCGCGACTGTACGAAAGCCACGGACGCTCGCCGATTTGAAGGCGCAACATGGCGATCGGCTCTGGATCGCGTCGCTCGAAATAACCGACACCGATGCTATCCGGGCGACGATCGGCAGGGCCTTTGGCGAACTGGGACGCATCGATGTCATCGTCAGCAACGCCGGCTATGGCCTCTTCGGCGCCGCCGAGGAACTGGAAGACGGCCAGATCCGCGACCTGATCGACACAAACCTCATCGGCTCGATCCAGCTGATCCGGGCAGCACTGCCGCATCTGAGGAAACAGCAGGGCGGCCGCATCCTGCAAGTCTCCTCGGAGGGCGGACAGATGGCCTATCCCGGCTTCAGCCTCTATCACGCCACCAAATGGGGCATCGAAGGCTTCGTCGAATCCGTTCGCCAGGAAGTTGAGCCGTTCGGCATCGGGCTGACGCTGGTCGAGCCCGGGCCGACACGCACGAACTTCGGTGCCAGCCTGGTCAGTTCCGGGTCCACGGATGCCTACGAGAACACCCCGGTCGCGGACTTACGCCGGGCTTTTTCCGAGGGTTCGTTCGACATCAAGGGCGATCCCGGCAAGGTGGTCGAGGCGATGATCGCCTCGGTGGAGCAGGATCCCGCGCCTCGACGATTGACCTTCGGCGCCACCGCCTACGCCTCGATCCATAGCGCGCTCCAGGGCAGGCTTGCGGAGTTGGAGAACCGGAAGGACGTGGCACTCGCCATGGATATCGACCCCTGA
- a CDS encoding LysR family transcriptional regulator yields MSGKPGLPELTALAAIVSHRSFRKAADDLGLSPSTLSHMMRTLERGMGVRLLNRTTRSVAPTEAGERLVTRLRPLLSDIDAALAEVDDFRGLASGTLRINTSEIGARLLLGSVVPVFLQRYPQVSLDLVTEGRLVDVVAEGFDAGIRLGEAVPQDMVAVRFGGPTRFIAVASPAYLAGRPVPRVPDDLRDQTCIRFRLPSGKPYRWEFEKHGQEIAIDVPGALTLDNMELMAEAAAGGMGIAYISDKSAKAHLDRGALVTVLDDWCPPIPGLFLYYPGHRLVPPALRAFIDVLKETES; encoded by the coding sequence ATGAGTGGTAAGCCCGGACTTCCGGAATTGACTGCGCTCGCCGCGATTGTCTCGCATCGCAGCTTCCGCAAGGCGGCCGACGATCTCGGCCTTTCGCCGTCCACGCTCAGCCACATGATGCGGACGCTGGAACGGGGCATGGGTGTGCGCCTGCTCAATCGCACCACGCGCAGCGTCGCGCCGACCGAGGCGGGCGAGCGGCTCGTTACGCGCCTGCGGCCGCTTCTGTCGGATATCGACGCCGCATTGGCAGAGGTCGACGACTTCCGTGGTCTTGCATCAGGGACGCTGCGGATCAACACCAGCGAGATCGGTGCGCGACTGTTGCTCGGATCCGTGGTGCCGGTCTTTCTTCAGCGCTACCCCCAAGTCTCGCTCGATCTCGTCACCGAGGGAAGACTGGTCGATGTCGTCGCTGAAGGCTTTGATGCCGGTATCCGTCTGGGCGAGGCCGTGCCGCAAGACATGGTTGCGGTGCGCTTCGGCGGGCCGACACGCTTCATTGCCGTTGCATCGCCGGCCTATCTGGCAGGTCGCCCGGTTCCGCGCGTCCCGGATGATCTCAGGGATCAAACCTGCATCCGGTTTCGGTTGCCGAGTGGCAAACCCTACCGATGGGAGTTCGAGAAACATGGCCAGGAGATCGCGATCGATGTCCCTGGCGCGCTGACACTCGACAATATGGAGTTGATGGCCGAGGCCGCCGCCGGCGGCATGGGGATTGCTTACATCTCTGACAAATCCGCCAAGGCTCACCTCGACCGGGGAGCGCTTGTCACCGTGCTGGACGATTGGTGTCCGCCCATTCCCGGCCTGTTCCTCTATTATCCGGGCCATCGGCTGGTGCCGCCGGCGCTGCGCGCCTTCATCGACGTGCTGAAGGAGACCGAAAGCTGA
- a CDS encoding MFS transporter, with protein sequence MSLPLIALFIAAFAFGTTEFVIAGVLPQVAQGLGVSVPSAGYLVSGYACGIAIGGPLLALATKSLPRKTLLLGLAVAFTIGQAACALAPDFTSMLLLRIAVAVAHGAYFGVAMVVAVGLVPEDKRGMAVAVILSGLTVSNVIGVPAGTAIGNIWGWRATFWVMCGLGVAATLAMAALLPRTTGSSAKPAGLAREVRVLARQQVWTSLILMLMLMLGQFCLFTYITPTLLEVTGLDENLVPWVLLLNGVGATLGVFLGGKLSDWKLMPSLITMLGLQAATLAVIYAVSPYPVPMVIAIVIWGGLNFAIGTPIQTRILAWTADAANLASSLIPSGFNVGIALAASLGAAMLNAGYGYRSLPLVGALAMLVAVVVAIVSQVWEGRSNATPPLTAPAE encoded by the coding sequence ATGTCGCTTCCGCTTATCGCCCTGTTCATCGCCGCTTTCGCCTTCGGCACCACCGAATTCGTCATTGCAGGCGTGCTGCCGCAGGTGGCGCAAGGGCTTGGCGTCTCCGTCCCATCCGCCGGCTATCTCGTTTCCGGCTATGCTTGCGGCATCGCCATAGGCGGCCCGCTGCTGGCGCTCGCGACCAAGTCCTTGCCGCGCAAGACCTTGCTGCTCGGGCTCGCCGTCGCCTTCACCATCGGCCAGGCGGCCTGCGCGCTGGCGCCCGACTTCACCTCGATGCTGCTGCTGCGCATTGCCGTCGCGGTCGCGCACGGCGCCTATTTCGGTGTCGCCATGGTGGTCGCTGTCGGCCTCGTTCCCGAAGACAAGCGCGGCATGGCGGTGGCGGTCATCCTGTCCGGCCTCACCGTCTCCAACGTCATCGGCGTGCCGGCCGGCACGGCGATCGGCAACATCTGGGGCTGGCGCGCCACCTTCTGGGTGATGTGTGGGTTGGGCGTGGCGGCAACTCTTGCCATGGCCGCCCTGTTGCCGCGCACCACCGGCTCATCGGCCAAGCCCGCCGGCCTTGCCCGTGAGGTCCGCGTGCTGGCGCGCCAGCAGGTCTGGACCTCGTTGATCCTGATGCTGATGCTGATGCTCGGCCAGTTCTGCCTGTTCACCTACATCACGCCGACCCTGCTGGAAGTCACCGGGCTCGACGAGAACCTGGTGCCCTGGGTGCTGCTGCTCAACGGCGTCGGCGCCACGCTTGGCGTCTTCCTCGGCGGCAAGCTGTCGGACTGGAAGCTGATGCCGTCGCTGATCACCATGCTTGGCCTACAGGCGGCGACGCTGGCGGTGATCTACGCCGTCAGCCCCTACCCCGTGCCGATGGTCATCGCGATCGTCATCTGGGGCGGCCTCAATTTCGCCATCGGCACGCCGATCCAGACCCGCATCCTTGCGTGGACGGCGGATGCCGCCAACCTCGCCTCCTCGCTGATCCCGTCCGGCTTCAATGTCGGCATCGCGCTTGCCGCGTCGCTGGGCGCCGCCATGCTCAATGCCGGCTACGGCTACCGCAGCCTGCCGCTGGTCGGAGCTTTGGCGATGCTGGTCGCCGTGGTGGTCGCAATTGTCTCCCAGGTCTGGGAAGGGCGCAGCAACGCCACGCCGCCGCTGACGGCTCCAGCCGAGTAG
- a CDS encoding DUF2061 domain-containing protein → MDTHSRSFAKALSWRVTGTIDTLIISLVVTGSVKLAAAIGITEVFTKSLLYYFHERAWLKIPYGRKNTA, encoded by the coding sequence ATGGACACCCATTCGCGCAGTTTTGCCAAGGCGCTGTCCTGGCGCGTGACCGGCACCATCGACACGCTGATCATTTCCCTGGTCGTCACAGGAAGCGTCAAACTCGCCGCGGCCATCGGCATAACCGAGGTCTTCACCAAGTCCCTGCTCTACTATTTCCACGAGCGGGCGTGGCTGAAGATTCCCTATGGCCGCAAGAACACGGCCTGA
- a CDS encoding Na/Pi cotransporter family protein → MSGSVVLLHLAGAVALMLFATRMVKTGVERAYGDVLRHRLRATMRNPIMAVLAGTGLAIALQSSTAVTLLVGSFAGSGIVSGAAGQLAVRGAEIGSALVVKLLTFDLTLLVPLCLITGTVMFMATERRDWRQTGRILVGIGLLILSLEMIGQASEPLRNSQLMPVIINYFSSDSITAYLLAALITWLFQSSIAAVLLMATLAGRGLISPELGVVLILGVNLGSSIIAPMLTRSAGPAVRVVPIGNLLMRGLGSLVMLILFMIFRPHVGFLGATAADQIVNAHILFNVIILLAGLPLAGFVYRASEKIVALGTKPEPTASLDVVELSALNESALDVPSQALANATREVVRVCETVEIMLKRIIELYESADADKIKALAALDDRVDRKHAAIKLYLAKVTKNPLTEDEALRCQELIGACVKLEQVGDIVVRNMLVHVKKKFDRGLEFTDEGWSELCAFHSSVLANARLAFNVLVSRDPETARQLVLEKDQLRDREKETSASHFLRLREGTAKSVETSSIHLDTIRDLKQINSLLASMAYPVLEERGLLTGSRLKAS, encoded by the coding sequence ATGAGCGGTTCCGTCGTCCTTCTGCATCTGGCCGGCGCTGTCGCGCTGATGCTGTTTGCCACCCGCATGGTCAAGACCGGCGTCGAACGTGCTTATGGTGATGTGCTGCGCCATCGTCTGCGCGCCACCATGCGCAATCCGATCATGGCGGTGCTGGCCGGCACCGGCCTTGCGATCGCGCTGCAAAGCTCGACCGCGGTGACGCTTCTGGTGGGCTCCTTCGCCGGCTCCGGCATCGTTTCGGGTGCCGCAGGCCAATTGGCCGTGCGTGGCGCCGAGATCGGCTCGGCGCTGGTGGTCAAGCTGCTGACCTTCGACCTCACGCTTTTGGTGCCGCTCTGCCTGATCACCGGCACGGTGATGTTCATGGCCACCGAACGGCGCGACTGGCGCCAGACCGGCCGCATCCTGGTCGGCATCGGCCTTTTGATCCTGTCGCTGGAAATGATCGGCCAGGCATCGGAGCCGCTGCGCAACAGCCAGCTCATGCCGGTCATCATCAATTACTTCTCCAGCGATTCCATCACCGCCTACCTGCTGGCGGCGCTGATCACCTGGCTGTTCCAGTCGAGCATCGCGGCGGTTCTGCTGATGGCGACGCTGGCCGGCCGTGGCCTGATCAGCCCGGAACTCGGCGTCGTCCTCATCCTCGGCGTCAATCTCGGCTCCTCCATCATCGCACCGATGCTGACCCGCTCGGCCGGGCCTGCCGTGCGCGTCGTGCCGATCGGCAATCTCCTGATGCGCGGGCTTGGCTCGCTGGTCATGCTGATCCTGTTCATGATCTTCCGGCCGCATGTCGGCTTCCTCGGCGCGACGGCCGCGGATCAGATCGTCAACGCCCACATCCTGTTCAACGTCATCATCCTGCTGGCAGGCCTGCCGCTGGCCGGTTTCGTCTACCGCGCTTCGGAGAAGATCGTGGCGCTTGGCACCAAGCCGGAGCCAACGGCCTCGCTCGACGTCGTCGAGTTGTCCGCGCTCAACGAGAGCGCGCTCGACGTGCCGAGCCAGGCGCTGGCCAACGCCACGCGCGAGGTGGTGCGGGTCTGCGAGACGGTCGAGATCATGCTGAAACGCATCATCGAGCTCTATGAGAGCGCCGACGCCGACAAGATCAAGGCGCTGGCCGCCCTCGACGACCGCGTCGACCGGAAGCATGCCGCCATCAAACTCTACCTCGCCAAGGTCACCAAGAACCCGCTGACCGAGGACGAGGCGCTGCGTTGCCAGGAGTTGATCGGCGCCTGCGTCAAGCTCGAGCAGGTCGGCGACATCGTCGTGCGCAACATGCTGGTGCATGTGAAGAAGAAGTTCGATCGCGGGCTGGAATTCACCGACGAAGGCTGGAGCGAGTTGTGCGCCTTCCACAGCTCGGTGCTGGCCAATGCAAGGCTCGCCTTCAACGTGCTGGTCTCCCGCGACCCTGAAACCGCCCGCCAGCTGGTGCTGGAAAAGGACCAGTTGCGCGACCGCGAGAAGGAAACCAGCGCCAGCCATTTCCTGCGGCTGCGCGAAGGCACCGCCAAGAGCGTCGAGACCAGCTCGATCCATCTCGATACCATCCGCGACCTGAAGCAGATCAACTCGCTGCTGGCGTCGATGGCCTATCCGGTGCTCGAAGAGCGCGGCCTGCTGACGGGGTCAAGGTTGAAGGCGAGCTGA
- a CDS encoding RcnB family protein — MKRIVLSALAVTMLAATSMTGQAAPMNAPVAPQSNYTKVDWQKPGHHNDVRKRVYKKKVVVKRNNWRNGQKYSGWRQHQPIRDYGRYGLHRPGRGQEWIRVGNDYVLVGILSGVVFGALAAR, encoded by the coding sequence ATGAAACGCATTGTCCTTTCCGCTCTCGCTGTCACGATGCTGGCCGCCACCTCCATGACCGGTCAGGCCGCGCCGATGAACGCCCCGGTCGCGCCGCAGTCGAATTACACCAAGGTCGACTGGCAGAAGCCAGGCCACCACAACGACGTGAGGAAGCGCGTCTACAAGAAGAAGGTCGTCGTGAAGCGCAACAACTGGCGCAACGGCCAGAAGTATTCCGGCTGGAGGCAACACCAGCCGATCCGCGACTATGGCCGCTACGGCCTGCATCGTCCCGGCCGCGGCCAGGAATGGATCCGCGTCGGCAACGACTACGTGCTGGTCGGCATCCTCTCCGGCGTCGTCTTCGGCGCGCTTGCCGCGCGGTAA
- the dnaG gene encoding DNA primase, whose amino-acid sequence MRFPPAFLDEIRDRVPISSVIGQRVAWDRKKTNTSRGDYWACCPFHGEKSPSFHCEDKKGRYHCFGCSVSGDHFKFLTELDGMSFPEAVEKIADMAGVPMPVRDVQEERREKERASLTDVMEMATAFFQERLQGPEGAKARAYLRDRGLTPATQHSFRLGFAPDSRNALKEHLAAKGVPKADIEACGLVRHGDDIPVSYDWFRDRIMFPIPDSRGKIIAFGGRALAPDALAKYMNSPDTELFHKGNVLYNFARARKALAKGGTVIAVEGYMDVIALAQAGFENVVAPLGTALTENQLELLWRMAPEPMLCFDGDKAGLKAAWRAADLALPSVQAGRSARFALLPEGKDPDDLVKAEGPDAFRAVLADARPLVDLLWMRETAGGVFDTPERRAELGKTLRELTSRIRDESTRYHYQQEMREREKSFFGSQRDARQGRQDWKPGQGKAAAPGGQFAKPGGGRMAITESLGQSALVKRGSEGMSVREATIIVALVNHPALIDENFAHVEFLDLANSELQRLHAAILDAMAHDMANDRHAVVATIERAGCAEIWERAVGLIRRARQWPALETAALDDARDALNQALHLQRSARTLHKELKQAEAALEADPSDENFRHLIEIQAQFQDVQATEALIEGFGVSSGRAGRA is encoded by the coding sequence ATGCGCTTTCCGCCCGCCTTTCTCGACGAGATCCGCGACCGCGTGCCGATTTCATCTGTTATCGGCCAGCGCGTCGCGTGGGATCGCAAGAAGACCAATACGTCGCGCGGCGACTATTGGGCCTGCTGTCCCTTCCATGGCGAGAAGAGCCCGTCCTTCCATTGCGAGGACAAGAAGGGCCGCTACCATTGCTTCGGCTGCTCGGTCTCGGGCGACCATTTCAAATTCCTCACCGAACTCGACGGAATGAGCTTCCCCGAAGCGGTCGAGAAGATCGCCGACATGGCCGGTGTCCCGATGCCAGTCCGCGACGTCCAGGAGGAACGGCGCGAGAAGGAACGCGCCAGCCTGACCGACGTCATGGAAATGGCGACCGCCTTCTTCCAGGAACGGCTTCAGGGACCCGAGGGCGCCAAGGCCCGCGCGTATCTGCGGGACCGCGGGCTGACGCCGGCGACGCAGCATTCGTTCCGGCTCGGCTTCGCGCCCGATAGCCGCAATGCCTTGAAGGAGCATCTCGCCGCAAAGGGCGTGCCGAAAGCCGATATCGAGGCGTGCGGGCTGGTGCGCCACGGCGACGACATTCCGGTCTCCTATGACTGGTTCCGCGACCGCATCATGTTCCCGATCCCGGATTCGCGCGGCAAGATCATCGCCTTTGGTGGCCGGGCGCTGGCGCCCGATGCGCTGGCCAAATACATGAACTCGCCCGACACGGAGCTCTTCCACAAGGGCAATGTGCTCTACAATTTCGCCCGTGCCCGCAAGGCTCTGGCCAAGGGCGGCACGGTGATTGCCGTCGAAGGCTACATGGACGTGATCGCGCTGGCACAGGCCGGCTTCGAGAATGTCGTGGCGCCGCTCGGCACCGCGCTCACCGAGAACCAGCTCGAGCTGTTGTGGCGCATGGCGCCGGAGCCGATGCTGTGCTTCGACGGCGACAAGGCCGGGCTGAAGGCGGCATGGCGTGCCGCGGATCTGGCATTGCCCTCGGTGCAGGCCGGCCGTTCGGCGCGCTTCGCGCTGCTGCCGGAAGGCAAGGATCCCGACGACCTCGTCAAGGCCGAGGGGCCTGACGCTTTCCGCGCGGTGCTTGCCGATGCGCGGCCGCTGGTCGACCTGTTGTGGATGCGCGAGACAGCCGGCGGTGTCTTCGACACGCCGGAACGGCGGGCGGAACTGGGAAAGACGCTGCGGGAGTTGACCAGCCGCATCCGCGACGAAAGCACGCGCTATCACTACCAGCAGGAAATGCGTGAGCGGGAAAAGAGCTTCTTCGGCTCGCAGCGCGATGCGCGGCAAGGGCGCCAGGACTGGAAACCGGGACAGGGCAAGGCAGCCGCGCCCGGCGGGCAATTCGCCAAGCCTGGTGGCGGCCGCATGGCGATCACCGAAAGCCTCGGCCAGTCGGCGCTGGTCAAGCGCGGCAGCGAGGGCATGTCGGTGCGCGAGGCGACGATCATTGTCGCGCTGGTCAACCATCCGGCGCTGATCGACGAGAATTTCGCCCATGTAGAATTTCTCGACCTCGCCAATTCCGAGCTGCAGCGGCTGCACGCCGCCATCCTCGACGCGATGGCGCATGACATGGCCAATGACCGCCATGCCGTGGTGGCGACGATCGAACGCGCCGGCTGCGCGGAGATCTGGGAGCGCGCCGTCGGCCTGATCCGGCGGGCGCGGCAATGGCCGGCGCTGGAGACGGCCGCGCTCGACGATGCCCGAGATGCCCTGAACCAGGCCCTGCACTTGCAGCGCAGCGCGCGCACCTTACATAAGGAGCTGAAACAGGCGGAAGCGGCTCTCGAAGCGGATCCTTCGGACGAAAACTTCCGCCATCTGATCGAAATTCAGGCGCAATTTCAGGATGTACAGGCGACGGAAGCGCTGATCGAAGGATTTGGCGTTTCGTCGGGCAGGGCCGGGCGAGCCTAA
- the rpoD gene encoding RNA polymerase sigma factor RpoD → MATKEKEEVETEREGATDGPLLDLSDDAVKKMIKAAKKRGYVTMDELNSVLPSEEVTSEQIEDTMAMLSDMGINVVEDDEQGEEAEAGDTAADAEEDANELAEQTGTAVAATTTKKEPTDRTDDPVRMYLREMGSVELLSREGEIAIAKRIEAGRETMIAGLCESPLTFQAIIIWRDELNESKILLREIIDLEATYAGPEAKQAPVVERIEEAPKAEEKPRRGRDDEDDITNVGADTRGIGDDDEEDEDEASLSLAAMEAELRPQVMETLDVIADTYKKLRKLQDQQVENRLAAAGTLSPSQDRRLKELKDQLIKAVKSLSLNTARIEALVEQLYDINKRLVQNEGKLLRLAESYGVRREEFLKEYQGSELDPNWTRSIANLTSRGWKEFTKNEKDAIKDLRAEIQHLATETAISILEFRKIVNQVQKGEREAAIAKKEMVEANLRLVISIAKKYTNRGLQFLDLIQEGNIGLMKAVDKFEYRRGYKFSTYATWWIRQAITRSIADQARTIRIPVHMIETINKIVRTSRQMLHEIGREPTPEELAEKLAMPLEKVRKVLKIAKEPISLETPVGDEEDSHLGDFIEDKMAILPIDAAIQANLRETTTRVLASLTPREERVLRMRFGIGMNTDHTLEEVGQQFSVTRERIRQIEAKALRKLKHPSRSRKLRSFLDS, encoded by the coding sequence ATGGCGACTAAGGAAAAGGAAGAGGTCGAGACCGAACGCGAAGGCGCCACCGATGGCCCTCTGCTCGACCTTTCCGATGATGCTGTCAAGAAGATGATCAAGGCCGCCAAGAAGCGCGGCTATGTCACGATGGACGAGCTGAATTCGGTGCTGCCTTCCGAGGAAGTGACCTCCGAGCAGATCGAGGACACGATGGCAATGCTGTCCGACATGGGCATCAATGTCGTCGAGGATGACGAGCAGGGCGAAGAGGCCGAGGCCGGCGACACCGCGGCGGACGCCGAGGAAGACGCCAACGAACTGGCCGAACAGACCGGTACGGCGGTCGCCGCCACCACCACCAAGAAAGAGCCGACCGACCGCACCGACGATCCCGTGCGCATGTATCTGCGTGAGATGGGCTCGGTCGAGCTGCTGTCGCGCGAGGGCGAAATCGCCATCGCCAAGCGCATCGAAGCCGGCCGCGAGACGATGATCGCGGGCCTGTGCGAAAGCCCGCTGACCTTCCAGGCCATCATCATCTGGCGCGACGAACTCAACGAATCCAAGATCCTGCTGCGCGAGATCATCGATCTCGAAGCCACCTATGCCGGCCCCGAAGCCAAGCAGGCGCCGGTGGTCGAGCGCATTGAGGAAGCGCCCAAGGCCGAGGAAAAGCCGCGTCGCGGGCGCGACGATGAAGACGACATCACCAATGTCGGCGCCGATACGCGCGGCATCGGGGACGACGACGAGGAAGACGAGGACGAGGCCAGCCTGTCGCTGGCGGCGATGGAAGCCGAACTGCGTCCGCAGGTGATGGAGACGCTCGACGTCATCGCCGACACCTACAAGAAGCTGCGCAAGCTGCAGGACCAGCAGGTCGAGAACCGTCTGGCTGCCGCCGGCACGCTGTCGCCCAGCCAGGACCGCCGGCTGAAGGAGCTGAAGGATCAGCTGATCAAGGCGGTGAAGTCGCTGTCGCTCAACACGGCGCGCATCGAGGCGCTGGTCGAGCAGCTCTACGACATCAACAAGCGCCTGGTGCAAAACGAGGGCAAGCTGTTGCGGCTGGCCGAAAGCTACGGCGTGCGCCGCGAGGAATTCCTGAAGGAATATCAGGGCTCGGAGCTCGACCCGAACTGGACGCGCTCGATCGCCAACCTGACCTCGCGCGGCTGGAAGGAATTCACCAAGAACGAGAAGGATGCGATCAAGGACCTGCGCGCCGAGATCCAGCACCTGGCCACCGAAACGGCGATCTCGATCCTGGAATTCAGAAAAATCGTCAACCAGGTGCAGAAGGGCGAGCGCGAAGCCGCGATCGCCAAGAAGGAAATGGTCGAGGCCAACCTGCGCCTCGTCATCTCCATCGCCAAGAAATACACCAATCGCGGCCTGCAGTTCCTCGACCTGATCCAGGAAGGCAATATCGGCCTGATGAAGGCGGTCGATAAGTTCGAATACCGCCGCGGCTACAAGTTCTCGACCTACGCGACATGGTGGATCCGGCAGGCGATCACGCGTTCGATCGCCGACCAGGCGCGCACCATCCGCATCCCGGTGCACATGATCGAGACGATCAACAAGATCGTACGCACCTCGCGCCAGATGCTGCACGAGATCGGCCGCGAGCCAACGCCGGAAGAACTGGCCGAAAAGCTCGCAATGCCGCTCGAAAAAGTGCGCAAGGTCTTGAAGATCGCCAAGGAGCCGATCTCGCTCGAAACGCCGGTCGGCGACGAGGAGGATTCGCATCTGGGCGATTTCATCGAGGACAAGATGGCGATCCTGCCGATCGACGCGGCGATCCAGGCCAATCTGCGCGAGACCACGACGCGGGTTCTCGCCTCGCTGACGCCGCGCGAGGAGCGTGTCCTGCGCATGCGCTTCGGCATCGGCATGAACACCGACCACACGCTGGAAGAAGTCGGTCAGCAGTTCTCGGTCACCCGCGAGCGTATCCGCCAGATCGAAGCCAAGGCGCTGCGCAAGCTCAAGCACCCGAGCAGGAGCCGCAAGCTGCGCAGCTTCCTCGACAGCTGA
- a CDS encoding TauD/TfdA family dioxygenase, which translates to MRETTDLPPASIEIPAAWTGEDMAKHPGRWLVELDPRDVAELELAATGFLAGSRDIGGLTKADFPLPRLAGHLAALHGKLIAGIGFEVLRGLPVERYSAEMAATIFCGIGAHLGSARSQNAQGHILGHVRDIGADARDATTRIYQTAERQTFHTDSADVVGLLCLRDAMQGGESLLVSTVTIYNEMRKSRPDLVRLLFDPIATDRRGEIPEGEKPYFEIPVLNWHAGLLTGIYQRQYIDSAQRFPDAMRLSTAHVEALDLFDSLANDSKLHLSMRLQPGDMQFVYNHSLLHDRMGFRDWPQPDRRRHMLRLWLSIPGDRPLPECFRQRYGSIEIGDRGGIIVKGARLNVPL; encoded by the coding sequence ATGCGCGAGACGACAGACCTGCCCCCGGCATCGATCGAAATTCCCGCCGCATGGACCGGCGAGGACATGGCGAAGCATCCCGGCCGCTGGCTGGTCGAACTGGACCCTCGCGACGTCGCCGAGCTGGAATTGGCGGCAACCGGCTTTCTCGCCGGCTCGCGCGATATAGGCGGCCTGACCAAGGCCGATTTCCCCTTGCCCCGGCTTGCCGGCCATCTTGCCGCCCTTCACGGAAAACTGATCGCCGGCATCGGCTTCGAGGTCCTGCGCGGCCTCCCGGTCGAGAGATATTCCGCTGAAATGGCGGCAACCATCTTCTGCGGGATTGGCGCGCATCTGGGAAGCGCACGCTCCCAGAATGCCCAGGGCCATATACTCGGCCATGTCCGCGACATCGGCGCCGACGCCAGGGACGCCACGACGCGCATCTACCAGACGGCGGAGCGCCAGACGTTTCACACCGATTCCGCCGATGTCGTCGGCCTGCTCTGCCTGCGCGATGCCATGCAAGGCGGCGAATCCCTGCTGGTCAGCACGGTTACGATCTACAATGAGATGCGCAAAAGCCGGCCCGATCTGGTCCGCCTGCTGTTCGATCCGATCGCAACCGACCGGCGCGGCGAGATCCCGGAAGGCGAAAAGCCCTATTTCGAAATCCCGGTCCTCAACTGGCATGCGGGACTGCTGACCGGCATCTACCAGCGCCAGTACATCGACAGCGCGCAGCGCTTTCCGGATGCCATGCGGCTGAGCACCGCCCATGTCGAAGCGCTGGATCTCTTCGACAGCCTTGCCAATGATTCGAAGCTGCACCTGTCGATGCGGCTTCAGCCCGGCGACATGCAGTTCGTCTACAATCATTCGCTGCTTCACGACCGCATGGGGTTTCGCGACTGGCCGCAACCCGACAGGCGGCGCCACATGCTGCGCCTATGGCTGTCAATTCCCGGCGACCGCCCGCTGCCCGAATGTTTCAGGCAGCGTTATGGCTCGATCGAGATCGGCGACCGGGGCGGCATCATCGTCAAGGGGGCGCGGCTGAACGTGCCGTTGTAA